A part of Hippopotamus amphibius kiboko isolate mHipAmp2 chromosome 16, mHipAmp2.hap2, whole genome shotgun sequence genomic DNA contains:
- the LOC130839138 gene encoding insulin growth factor-like family member 1, with amino-acid sequence MTPRCCILAVSAALCILLFLCSRGAPVSPTGTHLMLCQPHERCGDKFYDPLQHCCYDDAVVPLGRTRKCGNCTFRVCFEQCCPWSVKRTQESFVVKVKGQDCHLGPSSDDSVCRSVS; translated from the exons ATGACTCCACGATGCTGCATCCTTG CTGTCTCGGCTGCTCTCTGCATCCTCTTGTTCCTCTGCTCACGTGGAGCCCCAG TGTCCCCCACAGGCACTCATCTGATGTTGTGCCAGCCACATGAGAGATGTGGTGACAAGTTCTACGACCCCCTGCAGCACTGTTGCTATGACGATGCCGTGGTGCCCTTGGGCAGGACCCGGAAGTGTGGAAACTGCACCTTCAGGGTCTGCTTTGAGCAGTGCTGCCCGTGGTCGGTCAAGAGGACCCAAGAGTCCTTCGTGGTAAAGGTGAAAGGTCAAGATTGTCACTTGGGCCCATCCTCGGATGACAGTGTTTGTCGCAG TGTCAGCTGA